The proteins below come from a single Psychrobacter sp. PL19 genomic window:
- the rpsO gene encoding 30S ribosomal protein S15 encodes MLTNTDREQIIAQYQRGENDTGSPEVQVALLSARINDLQNHFKAHKADHHSRRGLIRMVNTRRKLLDYLKGKDLGRYTTVISQLGLRR; translated from the coding sequence ATGTTAACTAATACTGATCGCGAACAAATCATTGCTCAATACCAACGTGGCGAAAACGACACGGGCTCACCTGAAGTTCAAGTCGCTTTACTAAGCGCCCGCATTAACGATTTGCAGAACCATTTTAAAGCACACAAAGCTGATCATCATAGCCGTCGTGGTCTTATCCGTATGGTTAATACTCGTCGTAAACTGCTTGATTATTTAAAAGGCAAAGATCTTGGTCGTTATACGACGGTTATCAGCCAGCTTGGTCTACGTCGTTAA